One window of Mycoplasma cottewii genomic DNA carries:
- a CDS encoding deoxynucleoside kinase, which yields MRVAIFGTTGAGKSTLLKDLKTLLDDSYVFIDENFESPYFEQAYDENSNDIQTINYKLDLWMLTDRMKTFKKYINQKNIIYDRSLLDSMVFAETDHNYGRLNDVDYNVFKDYFLSCVVPNFYDKELKEFKYDLVIYLKVDEDTAIQRINKRHRNEEIKTNDKFWRSLCRNYETWYQFYKDVLPIMVIDSTNQEHSDYAKQIVDRIKKFDNKKDY from the coding sequence ATGAGAGTAGCTATATTTGGAACAACAGGTGCAGGAAAAAGCACTTTATTAAAAGATTTAAAAACACTTTTAGATGATTCATACGTATTTATTGATGAAAATTTTGAATCACCTTATTTTGAACAAGCATATGATGAAAATAGTAATGATATTCAAACTATTAACTATAAATTAGATTTATGAATGTTAACAGATAGAATGAAAACATTTAAAAAATATATAAATCAAAAAAATATAATTTATGATAGATCATTACTAGATTCAATGGTATTTGCTGAAACTGATCATAATTATGGTAGATTAAATGATGTTGATTATAATGTTTTTAAAGATTATTTTTTAAGTTGTGTAGTACCTAATTTTTATGACAAAGAATTAAAAGAATTTAAATATGATCTAGTTATTTATTTAAAAGTAGATGAAGATACAGCTATACAAAGAATAAATAAAAGACATAGAAATGAAGAAATTAAAACTAATGATAAATTCTGAAGAAGCTTATGTCGAAACTATGAAACTTGATATCAATTTTATAAAGACGTTCTTCCAATTATGGTAATTGATTCTACAAATCAAGAACACTCAGATTATGCAAAACAAATAGTTGATAGAATTAAAAAGTTTGATAATAAAAAAGATTACTAG
- a CDS encoding BspA family leucine-rich repeat surface protein, translating to MKKFLKIMCLASLSVLSAGSIFGVIYHQHNSNLVKREDKSVNDKEKEDESENSNHNNNDSNNETDKENENDDEKLIIDDKPENQNINYDTKVEEKEKQEAIARKEFEDILNNSNKADTEVIESLVNDTKQELTVSYKKAVYNEDATICKEIGFFKNDKGEIQIEKMPETVKEVPSKLPWQINSLENAFYENKNIKIKNLEKWNLQFVKNIDMMFYKACLFNQNINNWDTSNIVSMKGTFHWAEEFNQPLNNWNTSKVTNMKEMFHYAKKFNQPLNSWDVSNVESMQSLFDDAISFNQDLNNWNVSNVDNMLCMFNNAYSFNKDISSWIFKNLKTTAFMFYNAYSYNNGGVHLKSRKIKKSSGDTITSWDLSSVESMAYMFHNTPSFCQDISNWNVKKASTVCFLNRNSGNWREPNWSNNIPKVIRDRYSNRKDEIVS from the coding sequence ATGAAAAAGTTTTTAAAAATAATGTGTTTAGCTAGTTTATCAGTTTTAAGTGCTGGATCTATTTTTGGAGTAATTTATCACCAACATAATTCTAATCTAGTAAAAAGAGAAGATAAGTCAGTTAATGACAAAGAAAAAGAAGATGAATCTGAAAATAGTAATCATAACAATAATGATTCTAATAATGAAACTGATAAAGAAAACGAAAACGATGATGAAAAATTAATAATAGATGATAAACCTGAAAATCAAAATATAAATTATGATACTAAAGTTGAAGAAAAAGAAAAACAAGAAGCAATAGCTAGAAAAGAATTTGAAGATATTTTAAATAATTCTAATAAAGCAGATACTGAAGTAATAGAAAGTTTAGTTAACGATACAAAACAAGAACTAACTGTGTCTTATAAAAAGGCCGTTTATAATGAAGATGCAACGATTTGTAAAGAGATCGGTTTTTTCAAAAATGATAAAGGTGAAATTCAAATAGAAAAAATGCCTGAAACTGTAAAAGAAGTTCCATCTAAATTACCTTGGCAAATAAATTCTTTAGAAAATGCATTTTATGAAAATAAAAATATAAAAATTAAAAATTTAGAAAAATGAAACCTTCAATTTGTTAAAAATATAGATATGATGTTTTATAAAGCTTGTTTGTTTAATCAAAATATAAATAACTGGGATACTTCGAATATAGTGTCTATGAAAGGGACGTTTCATTGAGCTGAGGAATTTAACCAACCTCTGAATAATTGAAATACTTCAAAAGTAACTAATATGAAAGAAATGTTCCATTATGCTAAAAAATTCAATCAACCATTAAATAGTTGAGATGTATCTAATGTTGAAAGTATGCAATCACTTTTCGATGATGCAATTAGTTTTAACCAAGACCTAAATAATTGAAATGTAAGTAATGTGGATAACATGCTTTGCATGTTTAATAATGCATATAGTTTTAATAAAGATATATCCTCATGAATTTTTAAAAATCTTAAAACAACTGCTTTTATGTTTTATAATGCATATTCCTACAATAATGGAGGAGTTCATTTAAAATCTAGAAAAATAAAAAAATCTAGTGGTGATACAATTACAAGTTGAGACCTTTCATCAGTAGAGAGTATGGCTTATATGTTTCATAATACACCATCTTTTTGCCAAGATATATCTAACTGAAATGTAAAAAAAGCGTCAACCGTATGCTTTTTGAATCGTAATTCTGGTAATTGAAGAGAACCTAACTGATCTAATAATATACCTAAAGTAATAAGAGACAGATATTCTAATCGCAAAGATGAAATAGTGAGTTAA
- the obgE gene encoding GTPase ObgE, producing MKFIDTANFVVKAGKGGDGAVSFHHALFVPNGGPNGGDGGNGGSVYFQGDSGKHSLLDLKLQKRYQAEDGEKGDIKNMHGAKGEDKIIKVPVGTVLFDSKTGEILADINKDQKVVMIAKGGKGGRGNARFANSRNKAPTIFEAGEPGQEFEIKAELKVLADVGFVGKPNAGKSTLLRAISNSKPEVADYPFTTLNPQLGVARTKNGDTFVVADLPGLIQGASLGKGLGHQFLKHIERCRVICHVLDMSGNYGTEDVIQNYELIKEELTAYNLNLEKRPEIIVLNKMDLDEAQINMLDERIINYFKDKNTVQISGLKKENIDQFLFKIYDVLKDAKDVPLWEMENQESNEDVAIYTLEEEKPDIQVINRGNGKWEISGDTILKIYQKFPIWTDDNLLMFNEKLKNTGVYKMLEERGIKKGDFVKVFDYELEWMD from the coding sequence ATGAAATTTATTGATACTGCCAATTTTGTTGTTAAAGCTGGAAAAGGTGGAGATGGTGCGGTTAGTTTTCATCATGCTCTTTTTGTTCCTAATGGTGGTCCTAATGGTGGAGATGGAGGAAATGGTGGATCAGTCTATTTCCAAGGAGATTCAGGAAAACATTCACTACTTGATTTAAAACTACAAAAAAGATATCAAGCTGAAGATGGAGAAAAAGGCGATATCAAAAATATGCACGGAGCTAAAGGTGAAGATAAAATCATTAAAGTTCCAGTTGGTACAGTGCTTTTTGATTCTAAAACTGGTGAAATTTTAGCAGATATTAATAAAGATCAAAAAGTAGTTATGATTGCTAAAGGTGGAAAAGGTGGAAGAGGAAACGCAAGATTTGCAAACTCTAGAAATAAAGCTCCAACTATTTTTGAAGCAGGTGAACCTGGTCAAGAATTTGAAATTAAAGCAGAATTAAAAGTTCTAGCTGATGTTGGATTTGTTGGAAAACCAAATGCAGGGAAATCAACTTTATTAAGGGCTATATCAAATTCAAAACCTGAAGTTGCAGATTATCCATTTACAACATTAAATCCTCAACTAGGTGTTGCTAGAACTAAAAACGGAGATACATTTGTTGTAGCTGATCTTCCTGGATTAATTCAAGGTGCTAGTTTAGGAAAAGGATTAGGTCATCAATTCTTAAAACATATTGAAAGATGTAGAGTTATTTGTCACGTTTTAGATATGTCAGGAAATTATGGAACTGAAGATGTAATTCAAAATTATGAATTAATTAAAGAAGAACTTACTGCATATAATTTAAATTTAGAAAAACGTCCTGAAATTATTGTTTTAAATAAAATGGATTTAGATGAAGCTCAAATAAATATGTTAGATGAAAGAATTATTAATTACTTTAAAGATAAAAATACTGTACAGATTTCAGGGTTAAAAAAAGAAAACATAGATCAATTCTTATTTAAAATTTATGATGTTTTAAAAGATGCTAAAGATGTTCCTTTATGAGAAATGGAAAATCAAGAATCTAATGAAGATGTTGCAATTTATACATTAGAAGAAGAAAAACCAGATATTCAGGTAATCAACAGAGGAAATGGAAAATGAGAGATTTCAGGTGATACAATTCTGAAAATATATCAAAAATTCCCTATTTGAACTGATGATAACTTATTAATGTTTAATGAAAAATTAAAAAACACAGGTGTTTATAAAATGTTAGAAGAACGCGGAATCAAAAAAGGTGATTTTGTTAAAGTGTTCGATTATGAATTGGAGTGAATGGATTAA
- a CDS encoding BspA family leucine-rich repeat surface protein, with amino-acid sequence MPETVKEVPEKLPWQINSLEEAFKWNKNKEIKNLEKWDLRFVKNINLMFNEAHLFNQNINNWDTSNIVSMNGVFYNAWYFNQPIKNWNVSNVISMKKMFRLAKSFNQPINNWNVSNVKDMEQLFSFAESFNQELSNWDVSNVTNMMLIFCEAHSFNKDVSSWCFSKELRSLAHMFAGAESFNNDGVPFISRLIKKSNGETVKSWDISNITNMDGMFERTKSFCQDISNWDLRRVSTKFFVTEGSGNWFNPNWSKNIPKSVRNRYYDGAIWD; translated from the coding sequence ATGCCTGAAACTGTAAAAGAAGTTCCAGAAAAATTACCTTGACAAATAAACTCTCTTGAAGAAGCTTTTAAGTGAAATAAAAATAAAGAAATTAAGAATTTAGAAAAATGAGATCTTAGATTTGTTAAAAATATAAATTTAATGTTTAATGAAGCTCATTTATTTAATCAAAATATAAATAATTGAGATACATCTAATATCGTTTCAATGAACGGTGTATTTTATAATGCTTGATATTTTAATCAACCAATAAAAAATTGAAATGTTTCAAATGTAATTAGTATGAAAAAGATGTTTAGATTGGCTAAAAGTTTTAACCAACCAATAAATAATTGAAATGTAAGTAATGTAAAAGATATGGAGCAATTATTTTCTTTTGCTGAATCATTTAATCAAGAGTTGAGTAATTGAGATGTAAGTAATGTAACTAATATGATGTTAATTTTTTGTGAAGCTCACTCGTTCAATAAAGATGTATCATCTTGATGTTTTTCTAAAGAACTTAGATCATTAGCTCATATGTTTGCTGGAGCTGAATCATTTAATAATGATGGAGTACCATTTATTTCTAGATTAATAAAAAAATCAAACGGAGAGACCGTTAAAAGTTGAGATATATCTAACATAACAAATATGGATGGTATGTTTGAACGAACAAAAAGTTTTTGTCAAGATATATCTAATTGAGATTTGAGAAGAGTTTCAACAAAGTTTTTTGTAACTGAAGGATCTGGAAACTGATTTAATCCAAATTGATCAAAAAATATACCCAAATCTGTACGTAATAGATATTATGACGGAGCTATATGAGATTAA
- a CDS encoding thymidylate synthase, which yields MRQYLDLLEDVLKNGEIRDDRTKTGTISKFGVQARYDLREGFPLVTTKKVFYKGIFHEMLWFMSGDTNIKYLVDNKVNIWNEWPYEAFKKSDVYKGETLQEFVEKIKQDDDFAKQWGNLGPVYGKQWRDFNGVDQLKKVIHEIKTNPYSRRHIVSAWNPCQVDDMLLPPCHSLYQFYVSKDGYLDLQLYQRSGDLFLGVPFNIASYSLLLALVAKECNLTARYFVHTIGDAHIYSNHIDQVKIQLSRECKKLPKLKIADHVKNSLDCKFEDIEIIDYDCHDAIKAPVAV from the coding sequence ATGCGACAATATTTAGATTTATTAGAAGATGTTTTAAAAAATGGTGAAATCAGAGATGATAGAACTAAAACAGGAACTATTTCAAAATTTGGTGTACAAGCTAGATATGATTTAAGAGAAGGTTTTCCACTAGTTACAACTAAAAAAGTGTTTTATAAAGGTATTTTTCATGAAATGTTATGATTTATGTCAGGAGATACTAACATTAAATATTTAGTAGATAATAAAGTTAATATTTGAAATGAATGACCTTATGAAGCTTTTAAAAAAAGTGATGTTTATAAAGGTGAAACACTACAAGAATTTGTTGAAAAAATTAAACAAGATGATGATTTTGCAAAACAATGAGGAAATTTAGGACCAGTTTATGGAAAACAATGACGTGATTTTAATGGTGTTGATCAATTAAAAAAAGTTATTCATGAGATTAAAACAAATCCTTATTCAAGACGTCATATTGTTAGTGCTTGAAATCCTTGTCAAGTTGATGATATGTTATTACCACCTTGTCATTCACTATATCAATTTTATGTTTCAAAAGATGGGTATTTAGATTTACAGTTATATCAAAGAAGTGGAGATTTATTTTTAGGAGTTCCATTTAATATTGCTAGTTATTCATTATTATTAGCTTTAGTTGCAAAAGAATGTAATTTAACAGCTAGATATTTTGTTCATACAATTGGAGATGCTCATATTTATTCGAATCATATCGATCAAGTTAAAATACAATTATCACGAGAATGTAAAAAACTACCTAAATTAAAAATTGCTGATCATGTTAAAAATAGTTTAGACTGTAAATTTGAAGATATTGAAATAATTGATTATGATTGTCATGATGCAATTAAAGCACCTGTTGCTGTTTAG
- a CDS encoding TIGR04561 family membrane protein: MILYASGVEIFGINVNFITILTIFILIGCLTLIGYLMILLIWFRRRKNDTKLKKTELQKQLNYIDDEIVSIIENIKQEKSQQQEERRV, from the coding sequence ATGATACTTTATGCTTCAGGTGTTGAAATTTTTGGTATTAATGTAAACTTTATCACAATTTTAACTATTTTTATTTTAATCGGTTGTTTAACTTTAATCGGTTATTTAATGATTTTATTGATTTGATTTAGAAGAAGAAAAAACGATACAAAACTTAAAAAAACAGAATTACAGAAACAGTTAAATTATATAGATGATGAAATAGTTTCTATTATAGAAAATATAAAACAAGAAAAATCTCAGCAACAAGAAGAGAGAAGGGTTTAG
- the nadE gene encoding NAD(+) synthase has product MSNKLENYLNYLVDFIRESVKEANADGVIVGISGGIDSAVVANLAKKAFPDNYLTVWMPIYSSEEDFKCASELVQQCDLKNVEVDLKPTFDVFKNSFSNLDQEPSLLAMSNAKARLRMTTLYTIGQTKKYLVLGTDNLDEWHIGYFTKFGDGGVDLVPIIHLLKSEVKQAAKLLNVPESIIKRQPTAGLWENQTDEAEIGFSYDEIDSYLLGNNSDPKLKERIDYLHKISEHKRNIAKAPKPYDRKD; this is encoded by the coding sequence ATGTCAAATAAATTAGAAAATTATTTAAATTATTTAGTTGATTTTATCCGCGAATCTGTAAAAGAAGCTAATGCTGATGGTGTTATAGTTGGAATTAGTGGTGGAATCGATTCAGCTGTTGTAGCTAATTTAGCTAAAAAAGCATTTCCTGACAATTATTTAACTGTGTGAATGCCAATTTATTCAAGTGAAGAAGATTTTAAATGTGCAAGTGAATTAGTTCAACAATGTGATTTAAAAAATGTAGAAGTTGATTTAAAACCTACATTCGATGTATTTAAAAATAGTTTTTCAAACTTAGATCAAGAACCTAGTTTATTAGCTATGTCAAATGCCAAAGCAAGATTAAGAATGACAACTTTATATACAATAGGTCAAACTAAAAAATATTTAGTTTTAGGAACTGATAATTTAGATGAATGACACATAGGATACTTTACAAAATTTGGTGATGGTGGAGTTGATCTTGTTCCAATCATTCATTTATTAAAATCAGAAGTTAAACAAGCTGCAAAATTATTAAACGTTCCAGAATCAATTATCAAAAGACAACCTACAGCAGGATTGTGAGAAAATCAAACTGATGAAGCTGAAATTGGATTTAGTTATGATGAAATTGACAGCTATTTATTAGGAAATAATTCAGATCCAAAGCTAAAAGAAAGAATAGATTATTTACACAAAATTAGTGAGCACAAAAGAAATATCGCAAAAGCTCCTAAACCATATGATAGAAAAGACTAG
- the mtnN gene encoding 5'-methylthioadenosine/S-adenosylhomocysteine nucleosidase, whose translation MSKKLVISAMYEELEQSILHSSAKLIENNEIIKLYESDDILFAITGIGLVNASVGLSYVLSKYNIDQILNIGTCGSLNKTLKQQDFVIVKKAFYSCADATAFGYKYGQVPRMEEFFEHENHLFKHVKQNNRIVSQVNIASSDIFICNKQHVDLFINKIDQNIDVIDMECTGFFHTARLFEKDIVSVKVISDVLFEEKPNSLQFKDFIKKASELIWEFISEINL comes from the coding sequence ATGAGTAAAAAATTAGTAATAAGTGCAATGTATGAAGAATTAGAACAATCTATTTTACATTCTTCAGCTAAATTAATAGAAAATAATGAAATTATTAAATTATATGAATCAGATGATATATTATTTGCAATTACAGGAATAGGATTAGTTAACGCAAGTGTTGGATTATCTTATGTTCTATCAAAATATAATATAGATCAAATTTTAAATATAGGAACTTGTGGTTCATTAAATAAAACATTAAAGCAACAAGATTTTGTTATTGTAAAAAAAGCATTTTATTCTTGTGCTGATGCAACTGCATTTGGGTATAAATATGGTCAAGTTCCAAGAATGGAAGAATTTTTTGAACATGAAAATCATTTATTTAAACATGTAAAACAAAATAATAGAATTGTTAGTCAAGTTAATATTGCCTCATCTGATATTTTTATATGTAATAAACAACACGTTGATTTATTTATAAATAAAATAGATCAAAATATTGATGTTATTGATATGGAATGTACAGGATTTTTTCATACAGCAAGACTATTTGAAAAAGATATTGTTTCAGTAAAAGTTATTAGTGATGTTTTATTTGAAGAAAAACCCAATTCTTTACAATTCAAAGATTTTATTAAAAAAGCTTCAGAATTAATTTGAGAATTTATAAGTGAAATAAATTTATAA
- a CDS encoding TIGR01906 family membrane protein has product MKNQNKSNNLYKFIKFLNVVFYVFLITTFPIVFIIYFRPFYYWQIKSLDIEQTSHYSYSTIKTAYDSIMNYLSWFSSYSVGSLKSSVDGQAHFHDVKILFTICTSLFLISLLVVISISIFKFKHKNNFKTKFNQSFYASVFIVIFAIIISIFALINFDKDFEIFHKIFFFEKYNWILNPDTDQIINILPEEFFRNCTIFILSTTIIICCSTIVYNLIKLKKITKN; this is encoded by the coding sequence ATGAAAAATCAAAATAAATCAAACAATCTTTATAAGTTTATTAAATTTTTAAATGTTGTTTTTTATGTGTTTTTAATAACTACTTTTCCAATTGTTTTTATAATTTATTTCCGTCCATTTTATTATTGACAAATTAAAAGTTTAGATATTGAACAAACTTCACATTATAGTTATTCAACAATTAAAACAGCTTATGATTCAATTATGAATTATTTAAGTTGGTTTAGTTCTTATAGTGTAGGATCATTGAAAAGTTCAGTTGATGGTCAAGCTCATTTTCATGATGTTAAAATTTTATTTACTATATGTACTAGCTTATTTTTAATTTCTTTACTAGTTGTTATTAGTATAAGTATTTTCAAATTTAAACACAAAAATAATTTTAAAACTAAATTTAATCAAAGTTTTTATGCTTCGGTTTTTATAGTGATATTTGCTATTATAATTTCAATATTTGCTTTGATTAATTTTGATAAAGATTTTGAAATATTTCATAAAATATTTTTCTTTGAAAAATATAATTGAATTTTAAATCCTGATACTGATCAAATAATAAATATTTTACCTGAAGAGTTTTTTAGAAATTGTACGATATTTATTCTATCAACAACAATTATTATCTGTTGTTCAACTATAGTTTATAATCTAATAAAACTAAAAAAGATTACTAAAAACTAG
- a CDS encoding MSC_0882 family membrane protein, which produces MDDITSKKTDSVDVSNDNYFNETNLKESTNTQQTNLTDQSVSENKNSLLLPKFSKKELDNVEMPDQIAKEIRMEKYRILGIQLIGILLLLISAFFLIVYFTANEKTDILGIDKSYIPNPILMGIVGFIGLIILIIGLVDYRQILLGVRTYKTNLLIGKDTIPFFLIKHYKYLIKGPIYINWLCSTIYLYGSLTLGIMIGVNEIFKRQNKEQIITEIIIVGVILIATILFHAFSLISIKWRKGNISSYYGYEILSSEEIKESRKQANKQCLIVFFVILAIVLFIVFIPYMLLRKKKGLSLIPFLTQ; this is translated from the coding sequence ATGGATGATATTACAAGTAAAAAAACAGATTCTGTTGATGTTTCAAATGATAATTATTTTAATGAAACAAATTTAAAAGAATCAACTAATACTCAGCAAACTAATTTAACTGATCAATCTGTATCAGAAAACAAAAACTCTTTATTACTTCCTAAATTTTCTAAAAAAGAATTAGACAATGTTGAAATGCCTGATCAAATTGCAAAAGAAATTAGAATGGAAAAATATAGAATATTAGGTATTCAATTAATAGGTATTTTATTACTCCTTATATCAGCTTTTTTCTTAATAGTTTATTTTACAGCTAATGAAAAAACTGATATTTTAGGCATTGATAAATCATATATTCCTAATCCTATTCTTATGGGAATTGTTGGTTTTATAGGTTTAATTATTTTAATTATCGGTTTAGTTGATTATAGACAAATTTTATTAGGTGTTAGAACTTATAAAACAAATTTATTAATCGGAAAAGACACTATACCTTTCTTTTTAATTAAACATTATAAATATTTAATTAAAGGTCCAATTTATATAAATTGATTATGTTCTACTATTTATTTATATGGATCATTAACTCTTGGAATAATGATAGGAGTTAATGAAATATTTAAGCGTCAAAACAAAGAACAAATTATTACTGAAATCATTATTGTTGGAGTAATTTTAATAGCAACAATTTTATTTCACGCGTTTTCACTAATCTCAATTAAATGAAGAAAAGGAAATATTTCTTCATATTATGGTTATGAAATTTTATCTTCTGAAGAAATTAAAGAATCAAGAAAACAAGCTAATAAACAATGTCTAATTGTATTTTTTGTAATACTAGCTATTGTATTATTTATAGTATTTATTCCTTATATGTTACTAAGAAAGAAAAAAGGACTATCTTTAATTCCTTTTCTTACACAATAA
- a CDS encoding J domain-containing protein, whose amino-acid sequence MKDIDLNLKTSNYQKYQEALSFNLLKFNNQIELNYIINDINKDNLIIKLDQFNYNEYLTDIFKINFYNTIDFIKINNDKLDEKLIENLKLTLNFISNTINHIFWNNINKLYDAKNNLINVRKYNLEISNYLSDLYFQFKEIVANQLLNIISHLIDSYLKVSYLNNNDIKLNILNNNLTSILDLISEKFLSITKLKLQYIYKVFGLKDISNQTKTDYKKNFDDFLNDDYLFETSFSDELKALEFLGLENNVTWNEIKTKYKQLAIKYHPDNNLNNNQAQEMMKKINSAYNLLKKHRK is encoded by the coding sequence ATGAAAGATATTGACTTAAACTTAAAAACTAGTAATTATCAAAAATATCAAGAAGCATTATCATTTAATTTATTAAAATTTAATAATCAAATTGAATTAAATTACATAATTAATGATATTAATAAAGATAATTTAATTATTAAATTAGATCAATTTAACTATAATGAATATTTAACTGATATTTTTAAAATTAATTTTTATAACACCATAGATTTTATAAAAATAAATAATGATAAATTAGATGAAAAATTAATTGAAAATTTAAAGTTAACTTTAAATTTTATATCAAATACAATTAATCATATTTTTTGAAATAACATTAACAAATTATATGATGCTAAAAATAATTTAATTAATGTTAGAAAATATAATTTAGAAATTTCAAATTATCTATCTGATTTATATTTTCAATTTAAAGAAATTGTAGCTAATCAGTTATTAAATATCATTTCTCATTTAATTGATTCTTATTTAAAAGTTAGTTATTTAAATAATAATGATATTAAATTGAATATTTTAAATAATAATTTAACTAGTATTTTAGATTTAATTAGTGAAAAGTTTTTAAGTATTACTAAACTTAAATTGCAATATATTTATAAAGTTTTTGGTTTAAAAGATATATCAAATCAAACTAAAACAGATTATAAAAAGAATTTTGATGATTTTTTAAATGATGATTATTTATTTGAAACTAGTTTTAGTGATGAATTAAAAGCATTAGAATTTCTAGGCTTAGAAAATAATGTAACTTGAAATGAAATTAAAACTAAGTATAAACAATTAGCTATTAAATATCATCCAGATAATAATCTTAATAATAACCAAGCTCAAGAAATGATGAAAAAAATTAATAGTGCATATAATTTATTAAAAAAACATAGAAAATAG